In one window of Minwuia thermotolerans DNA:
- a CDS encoding recombinase family protein, which produces MAERGRRDGSVSIARRTNGGDPSRAFGGSRSVRCAIYTRKSTEEGLEQAFNSLDAQREACAAYIRSQQHEGWKELAERFDDGGFSGGSMDRPALAALLDDIRAGRIDTVVVYKV; this is translated from the coding sequence ATGGCTGAGCGGGGACGTCGAGACGGCAGTGTCTCAATCGCCCGGCGAACGAACGGAGGCGACCCATCGCGCGCCTTCGGTGGTAGCCGTTCAGTCCGCTGCGCCATCTATACCCGCAAGTCCACCGAGGAGGGGCTGGAGCAGGCCTTCAACTCGCTGGATGCCCAGCGGGAGGCCTGCGCCGCCTATATCCGCAGCCAGCAGCACGAAGGCTGGAAGGAACTCGCCGAACGCTTTGACGATGGCGGCTTCTCCGGCGGCTCGATGGATCGCCCTGCACTGGCCGCCCTGCTGGACGATATCCGGGCCGGGCGCATCGACACGGTGGTGGTCTACAAGGTC
- a CDS encoding DUF2924 domain-containing protein, which yields MRRETTIRAGGDGNVAARDTIARSSRTDRSGRSTPSRAISSSADDVETCVRALSRDDLAVLWQRRWRRPPPKGLSRRLLECNAAWLMQAEAQGGFTAATRRRLDALTRSSGSGGDGAVDGTPPTRENPPAGRRTLRPGSRLIRQWQGRSHVVEVTDGGFIYEGRHFTSLTAIARAITGAGWSGPRFFGLNAPASGRKSTGDRNAGHSDDNRRPVTAMHAGRSDG from the coding sequence ATGCGAAGGGAGACCACCATCCGCGCGGGCGGCGACGGCAACGTCGCCGCCCGCGACACGATAGCAAGATCGAGCCGAACCGATCGGAGCGGGAGATCGACACCGTCTCGAGCGATTTCATCATCTGCAGACGACGTCGAGACCTGCGTCCGGGCCCTGTCCCGCGACGACCTTGCCGTGCTCTGGCAGCGGCGCTGGCGTCGTCCGCCGCCGAAGGGGCTGAGCCGCCGGCTGCTGGAATGCAACGCCGCGTGGCTCATGCAGGCCGAGGCGCAGGGCGGCTTCACGGCCGCCACCCGCCGCCGTCTCGATGCGCTGACACGGTCGAGCGGGAGCGGCGGCGATGGGGCGGTGGATGGCACGCCACCGACCAGAGAAAACCCGCCTGCCGGTCGCCGCACCCTGCGCCCGGGCAGCCGTCTGATCCGGCAGTGGCAGGGCCGCAGCCATGTCGTCGAGGTCACCGATGGCGGGTTCATCTACGAGGGACGGCACTTTACTTCGCTCACGGCCATTGCCCGGGCGATCACCGGCGCCGGCTGGTCCGGCCCACGCTTCTTCGGCCTCAATGCACCGGCGTCGGGGAGGAAGTCGACCGGAGACCGGAACGCAGGGCACTCAGACGACAACCGACGTCCTGTCACCGCGATGCACGCGGGCAGGAGCGATGGCTGA
- a CDS encoding DUF3489 domain-containing protein, which produces MTMLNDRHTAILANAANRTDGCVLPLPDGIQVKGGALTAMLRALERRGLAERSAEDAWTITEAGRAAVPGTVATEAGESEEGQAALQSAVAEPDTGDGHDAPKPLFRPGSRQAQLLDLLQRDEGADIDEMVQFTGWQPHSVRAVLTGFRKRGIEVTRTREGNGVSVYRATLPASAGAMAD; this is translated from the coding sequence ATGACCATGCTCAATGACAGGCATACCGCCATCCTCGCCAACGCGGCAAACCGTACCGACGGCTGCGTGCTGCCGCTGCCGGACGGCATTCAGGTGAAGGGTGGCGCGCTCACCGCCATGCTGCGGGCCCTGGAGCGCCGCGGCCTGGCCGAGCGCTCGGCGGAAGATGCCTGGACCATTACCGAGGCCGGCCGTGCAGCAGTCCCGGGGACGGTCGCGACTGAGGCCGGCGAGAGCGAAGAGGGGCAAGCGGCGCTGCAGTCGGCTGTCGCAGAACCGGACACGGGCGATGGTCACGACGCCCCGAAGCCGCTCTTCCGTCCGGGATCGCGGCAGGCGCAGCTCCTCGACCTGCTGCAGCGGGATGAGGGCGCCGACATCGACGAGATGGTGCAGTTCACCGGCTGGCAGCCGCACAGCGTCCGGGCGGTGCTGACCGGCTTCCGCAAACGCGGCATCGAGGTGACCCGCACCAGGGAAGGCAACGGCGTCAGCGTCTACCGGGCGACGCTGCCGGCCAGCGCGGGCGCGATGGCCGACTGA